Proteins encoded in a region of the Cytobacillus pseudoceanisediminis genome:
- the phnC gene encoding phosphonate ABC transporter ATP-binding protein: MLEIRNITVRYPGMKHNALNSINLTIHPGDFVCVLGKSGAGKSTLIRCLNGLQTPSSGEIIWDGQSFSALSDEQLRKIRREMGMIFQHFNLIPRLTVLQNVLTGMFGFRSSFKNLIGWFTDEEKAQAKQVIAEVGLADFADRRVEHLSGGQKQRVGIARALLQNPSFLLGDEPVASLDPGTSDRIFSLLQEMHERHKLQTIINVHDVQLAKRYATRIIALKDGEVVFDDKPEQFTDDMYVFTYDAESYGEKSYIRST; encoded by the coding sequence ATGCTTGAGATTCGAAATATAACAGTCCGTTATCCCGGCATGAAGCATAATGCCCTGAATTCTATAAACCTGACCATTCATCCTGGTGATTTTGTTTGTGTGTTAGGTAAAAGCGGTGCTGGAAAATCCACTTTGATCCGCTGTTTAAACGGCTTGCAGACACCATCATCCGGGGAAATCATCTGGGATGGCCAATCCTTTTCTGCACTGAGTGATGAACAGCTTCGAAAAATCCGCAGGGAGATGGGAATGATCTTTCAGCATTTTAATCTAATTCCCCGATTGACTGTACTGCAAAATGTTCTGACAGGCATGTTCGGCTTCAGGAGCAGCTTCAAGAATCTTATTGGATGGTTCACAGATGAAGAAAAGGCACAGGCTAAACAAGTCATTGCAGAGGTGGGCTTAGCCGATTTTGCCGATCGCAGGGTCGAGCATCTTAGCGGAGGGCAAAAACAGAGAGTTGGCATTGCAAGGGCTCTCCTTCAAAATCCAAGTTTCCTTCTAGGCGACGAGCCTGTTGCAAGCCTGGATCCTGGAACTTCAGACCGGATATTCAGCTTGCTTCAGGAGATGCATGAGCGGCATAAGCTTCAAACCATTATTAATGTCCATGATGTTCAGTTAGCTAAACGATATGCAACCCGCATTATCGCTTTAAAAGATGGGGAAGTCGTTTTTGATGATAAACCAGAGCAGTTTACAGACGATATGTATGTATTTACATATGATGCAGAAAGTTATGGCGAGAAATCATATATCCGTTCTACTTAA
- a CDS encoding polysaccharide deacetylase family protein, with translation MDSSNVVYVSNDPDIKLFNEGHASKKTVVLTFDDGPGRVLPEILDILKKENVPAVFFWQSRLLYPQRPWKRVIEEGHQIGTHSSKHSNYVNLSPHEQVQDLSSSKTKIESIIGQEVKLFRPPFGQYNEHTIAAAKQLGLSTIMWRISAMDWELKEQPEQIIANVIENLEEGAIILLHELTQTVEALPALIAEIRNKGYEFSLL, from the coding sequence GTGGATAGCTCGAACGTCGTGTACGTTTCGAATGACCCTGATATCAAACTATTTAATGAGGGCCATGCATCCAAGAAAACAGTGGTGTTGACCTTTGATGATGGACCCGGTAGAGTTCTTCCGGAAATATTGGATATCTTGAAGAAAGAGAATGTTCCAGCTGTATTCTTCTGGCAATCCAGGCTTTTATACCCTCAGCGTCCGTGGAAAAGAGTCATAGAAGAAGGTCATCAGATAGGTACCCACTCTTCAAAGCATTCCAATTATGTTAATTTGAGTCCACATGAACAAGTCCAGGATCTCAGCAGCAGCAAAACTAAGATTGAGTCGATCATCGGCCAGGAAGTGAAGCTATTTCGGCCCCCATTTGGGCAGTACAATGAACACACTATAGCCGCAGCCAAACAGCTTGGGCTATCAACCATCATGTGGAGAATCTCGGCAATGGACTGGGAGCTAAAAGAACAGCCTGAACAAATTATCGCAAACGTCATAGAGAACCTGGAAGAGGGAGCGATCATTCTTTTGCATGAATTAACCCAGACTGTTGAAGCTCTCCCTGCTTTAATTGCTGAGATCCGAAATAAAGGCTATGAATTCAGTTTGCTCTAA